Part of the Faecalibacterium duncaniae genome, AAACGCCAAGAGCATTGAGGAAATCAAGTCATTTTTAAGCCGGCAGAAAGAGGTTTACAAGATACCCTATGAAACCCACCCGGCAGACCGCCCCCGTCAGTGCGTGTTTGGCGGCACTTCCAATGCCCTTGACTTCCTGCCCCTTGACCGTTCCGGCAACCGCCGCTTTATCCCCGTCATGGTGTACCCGGAGCAAGCCGAGGTTCACATTTTGGAGGATGAAGCTGCTTCCAGAGCCTATATCGAGCAGATGTGGGCAGAAGCTATGGAGATTTACCGAAGCGGCAGGTTCAAGCTGGCTTTCAGCCCCGCCATGCAGCGGTATCTCAAAGAACACCAGCGGGATTTTATGCCGGAGGACACCAAAGCCGGGATGATACAGGCGTATCTTGATAAGTACACCGGGAGCATGGTCTGCTCCAAGCAGCTCTACAAGGAAGCCTTGAACCATGCCTTTGACGAGCCGAAACAATGGGAAATCCGGGAAATCAACGAGATTATGAACCAGTGCATTGACCGCTGGCGGTACTTCCCGAACCCAAGAATGTTTTCAGAATATGGCAGACAAAAGGGCTGGGAGCGTGAAAACCCGGCAACGGACTCCGGCAACCCGTCTGAAAAAACGATGGATGGTTTTGTGGAGGTCACAGAACAGATGGAGCTTCCATTCTGAAAATGACAGCCCGTTGCACCCCCTGTTGCTATCCCGTTGCCGAGCCGGTTGCCGGGGAAAATCCCGAAACTATCGGCTTTTCTCCCCTATGACAACCAAAACAACAGAAAAATAAAAGAAAAGTATAAATAGTAACCATCGCCAGATTGAGATTGTTTGCAAGGTCTTTTGAAGCCCGTTGCCGGACTTCGTTGCCGACACCCTCTGTCTGGCTATTTTCATGTATGGAGGATAACTGCCTATGGCAAAAAACAAAACAGAGATTCATGTTACAACGGTGTTTGACGGGGAGCTGGACGCAACCGATGTGTTCGTCAGCCTGATTTCCCAGAAATACGGTAAGACAAATACGAAAGAATATCTTGCTAAAAGGAAAGATATGAGCTATAATGAAGATGAGGTTCAAAAGAGCCAGATACCGTCTGGATTGTGTGGGTAAATGGCTATGATGAACGAAATGGAATACAGAACAATCGGTTCGGCACTTGCCGGAGGGTATCGTGCAGCGGTCTATTGCAGGCTGTCAAAGGACGATGACCTGCAAGGCGAAAGTGCCAGTATCGCAAACCAGCGTGATATGCTGGAAAAATACTGCGAAAAGCAGGGATGGGAGGTTGTGGCAGTCTATCAGGACGATGGCTTCACAGGTCTTAATATGGAGCGTCCTGATTTACAGAGAATGTTGAGAGCCATTGAGCGCAGGCAAATCAACCTTGTCATCACGAAAGACCTCAGCCGACTGGGGCGTAACTATCTGCAAACCGGGCATTTGATTGAGGACTTTTTCCCAAGAAACGGTGTCCGCTATATCGCCATGAATGACGGTATCGACACCCTGCGTGATAACAACGATATTGCCCCGTTCAAGAATATCCTGAACGAGATGTACAGCAAGGATATTTCCAAGAAAGTCCATTCCTCTTATCTTCTGAAAGCGCAGAAAGGACAGTTTACCGGGTGTCTTGCCCCGTTTGGGTATCGGAAAGACCCGGAGGACAAAAACCATCTGCTCATTGACGAGGAAACCGCCCCGATTGTGCGGCTGATTTTCGGTTATGCCCTAAACGGTCATGGTCCGAACTATATCCGCAGACGTCTGGAGGAAGAAAAAATCCCCTGCCCCACATGGTGGAACCGGGAACGGGGGCTTCGCAATACCCGAACCAAATGGGAAAAGAAAGACCCGGAAAACGGACGGTATATGTGGGACTTCTCCGTTATCAAAGACCTTTTGATGAATCCCGTCTACACCGGGGCGATTGCTTCCCAGAAAAAAGACTACCGTTTCAAAATCGGCACGATTGGGGAAAAGAAGCCGGAGGACTGGATTGTGGTGGAGGGACAGCATGAACCGCTGATTGACCGCATGAGCTTTGACATTGTGCAGAACAAGCTGAAATCCCGCCAGCGTCCGGGGCAGACCAATGAAATCAGCCTGTTTGCCGGACTGATAAAATGCGGCGAGTGTGGGAAGTCGCTGACGATACGCTACACAAACGCAAAACATCCCCAGCAGATTTATTCCTGCAAGACCTACAATGCCTTTGGAAAGAATCACTGCACCCAGCACCGGATTGACTATGACACCCTTTACAGCCATGTGCTGCGGAAAATCCGGGAATGTGCCAGAGCTGCCCTGATGGACGGGGAAGCGGTTGCCGACCGCCTGACCAACACTTGTGAAGCCGAGAAGCGGGAACAGCGGGAAGCAATGGAACGCTCCCTTACAAGGGACGAGGAACGGATTGAGGTTCTGAACAAAATGGTCATGCGGCTTTATGAGGATATGATTGCAGGGCGTATCAGTGAGCAGAATTTCAACACCATGCTGGAAAAGACACAGACCGAGCAGACGGAGCTTAAAACAAAAGTGTCAGATGGCAGAAAGCGGCTGTCCGATGAAGTCCAGCTTGCCAATGACGCA contains:
- a CDS encoding virulence-associated E family protein, whose product is MNAMQPPQSVEEIKAGLETTEKGGVRQSIRNCLTVFQRDPLLSGAIAYNILTDRKDIIKPIGFHRESTALNDTDMKYLLLYLEETYGLTNEKKIDNAIGIVANENKYHPIRDYLNTLVWDGTERIRFCLRHFLGADADDYTYEALKLFLLGAISRAFQPGCKFEIMLCLVGGQGAGKSTFFRLLAVRDEWFSDDLRKLDDDNVYRKLQGHWIIEMSEMMATANAKSIEEIKSFLSRQKEVYKIPYETHPADRPRQCVFGGTSNALDFLPLDRSGNRRFIPVMVYPEQAEVHILEDEAASRAYIEQMWAEAMEIYRSGRFKLAFSPAMQRYLKEHQRDFMPEDTKAGMIQAYLDKYTGSMVCSKQLYKEALNHAFDEPKQWEIREINEIMNQCIDRWRYFPNPRMFSEYGRQKGWERENPATDSGNPSEKTMDGFVEVTEQMELPF
- a CDS encoding recombinase family protein, with the translated sequence MAMMNEMEYRTIGSALAGGYRAAVYCRLSKDDDLQGESASIANQRDMLEKYCEKQGWEVVAVYQDDGFTGLNMERPDLQRMLRAIERRQINLVITKDLSRLGRNYLQTGHLIEDFFPRNGVRYIAMNDGIDTLRDNNDIAPFKNILNEMYSKDISKKVHSSYLLKAQKGQFTGCLAPFGYRKDPEDKNHLLIDEETAPIVRLIFGYALNGHGPNYIRRRLEEEKIPCPTWWNRERGLRNTRTKWEKKDPENGRYMWDFSVIKDLLMNPVYTGAIASQKKDYRFKIGTIGEKKPEDWIVVEGQHEPLIDRMSFDIVQNKLKSRQRPGQTNEISLFAGLIKCGECGKSLTIRYTNAKHPQQIYSCKTYNAFGKNHCTQHRIDYDTLYSHVLRKIRECARAALMDGEAVADRLTNTCEAEKREQREAMERSLTRDEERIEVLNKMVMRLYEDMIAGRISEQNFNTMLEKTQTEQTELKTKVSDGRKRLSDEVQLANDAKQWVEAIQEYANITELDAATLNRLIKEIVVHERIDEDKTRHISIEIHFNLKPIPEVEQVTA